TTTAAATTATTTGTTATGTCAGAGACATCAACCGCTTGATTATCTTCTGAGGCAACTAACCTATTCCATATTTTCCCATACAAATCGGGCTGACAACCGCTAGCTACTGAAGCTAACTCGTTCAATGTCGAGCTACTGACCCGTAGATAGCTTTTAGATAGGTCTTCGTCGGCTATTACTGTACGACCTTCAAAGGCTTCAGGACAAAGGCTAAAGAATGCGTGGGTAGCCAGTATTACTCGCTGGGTAGACCCGCCTCTAATCTGATCCTTGGCATCTAAGTATTGTCTGATGTGCTGCTTAACTGCATCAGTCAGTTCATTCTTAATTAAGTCTTCTGTTCCACAAGGGTTAGAGGGTAAAGGGTTGTGAGCTATACACTTATAAAGCAGATCGTTGGCTTCCCTACCCATATTGAATTGGTATAGCTCGTTAATCGTTTTACGAAGAACAGGAGCATCTGGTAAGTGTAACTCGACTTGAGCCAACACTGGATACTGTACTGCTTGTTGGAATTCTTGAAGCAACTTATGAGTAGCAAACAAGATAACAACATTGATGTTATGGCTCTCTAAAAACTTGTAAAACTCAGCTTGAGCTAAATTATGAGTTTTACCTACTCCAGTAGAGACAGTAATCGTTATAACACCATTAGAATCCTTTTGTAGAGCAGTTACGATCGCTTCATTTAGTTTATCCCTTGATGCTTCTAGCGTGACTGTCTGAGGCAATTCTAAGCGTAGGATGTTTCTACCCTTGGCGATGTCGTAGAGCGAGTAATCGACATCAGGCATAACACAAGGGTTAAAACCAATTCTTCTAAGAACCTTACAGAAGTTTTTAACATTGCTATTACTTCCTTGGCTAGTTAGATAGTCTTCGTGGAGATGATTCTTGTAGAACGTCTCACCGCCTTTTAGGTATGCCAAGCTACTGGCGATCGCCGCGCATTCGGCAGACGATAATTTCTCTTTGAGTGTAAATCGATGGAAAACTTGACTAAGTTCAGAATTTTCGATTAAAGCTTGAAGCGTTGAAGGATTTGTATCTGGATTTACAGGGGCTAAAGTATTGCTACGTAAGACTTTGAGCGAATTGATGTATGGTTTTTTATCGCTCAGAAGATTATCTCTATTATATATATTAGTAGTCGTAATCGCGAGAGGGTAATTTTCCCATACATTTCGACTCTCTAACAGCATCCAATCCCTTACAGGGATTAAGGTTGAGCGATTGACAATTGGTTTATTTACTTCATCGATATCGCCTAGACCTTCCTTGCTCCAAAGTTGACCCCAATCAGCTATAAAAATTTCAAAGTTAGCTTTTAATTCGTTGCGGACACTGATAAGCTCGTTAATGTCTTTGTCGATACGACCATCAAATACTCGCTGGTTCGCGATCGCTCCTGCGTCTGGCGTAATTATCACTCGATCTGGATTGAGTACAGCTAAAGTTTCTCTTAGCTGTCGAGGGTATAATGAAAGGTCGAATGCGCTGCCGACAACTGTTTTGTCATGTATGACAGCCGCTAGCATTGGCTTTAAGCTCCCCTCACAAATGTAGATAGTTTTATCGCTGTTTACAGTTTGAATGACCTGTAAGGGGAACTCTAGAGAGCCATCTTGAAGTTTTACCTTGGCATCATTAATTTTTGAGCCTCGATAGCTCCAAGTATTCCAGCTATATTTTGGGGTATCTTCATCCTCCTTTGACTTGAAATTCATAGGTTGATGACCTATTAAGTCACCATATACATTGAAGATAGGGATGTTTACCGCATTTCCGTAGGAGGAATAGAAATCTTTACTTTCTCTCTTGGGATCTGTAGCCTTAACTCCAGCTATGGTGGCAGAAACGGGCTTAGAAAGCTTAACTTCTTTACTTGGTGCGGAGAAGAAGCCTAGTGATTGCCAATGTTTAGCATTTTGTTTTTCATGGAATCTCTCATTTAAAAAGTCAACAGCTTTTCTGGTAGGGGGTAACTGCTTGACTAGCGACCACAGGTTTTTACTATGTTGGGGTCTATCGGGTTTAGCTGTCTCACACTTAGTCGGCTTCTTGGTTTTCTTAGCCGCTGTTACTTTGCGTTGATAGCTGGGTTTCTCTCTTACTGGAGATAAAGCTCCCCCCATATTCCCACCGTTAAGAACATTTAGCCTATAGCCATTGATTTCTTCACCGATGCTAAAGTTGCTGACATAAAAGCATAAAATACCTGTATCAGTGAACTTACATTTACCGTTTGTCTTGTCACAGACAGGGCAGGGATTTGCTTTTGATGAACGCCCGCTCGTCGGATGATTATTATTATGTAAGTTGCTTGATAGACCGAAATTTGATAATATATTCATAACAGTTGATTCGACCATCTCAGGTCGTTGACTCGACCCTCTAAGGTCGTTTTAAGAATCCCTGCTCTAACAGGGGTTTACAAAGGATAAGAATTAAAAGCTCGCTCTCCTCTCTCAAAATTTGAGCGAGTTTTTTAATGTCTACTAAATATTAATTTCTACCAGAATAACTCCTTTAGACGTAAAACTAAACAGTAAAACTACGGAACATTCTTGACATTTAAAAGATTATTTGTTAGTTGCTAGAAAATTTGACTTTTAGATGATTCTATAATTAGTTGTGCATCGTTGAATGAGAGTGACTGGATTTACCAGTCACTTTTGTTTTAAGCGGGTTCCCAGATGATGAGCAACTGACAAATCCTCGGTTGTTCCCCTACCATTCTTAGCTCCATCCCGCGTTCAGCATTTACCATCTGTCGTTTAATCTTCTTAGCTTTTTTCAGGTTAGCGGTATGTGTTAGAACCCGATGAGTGAACCAGAAGTCTATTCCAGGTAAACGGTATTCGTACTTGATTTCGTAGTGACCCGTCTTATCATCTTTAGTCATGAATACCTTCTCACCAGGGTTTAAGTAAAGTCTTTTGACTTCTCCGATTTGAGTTTCGGCGGGGTTATCTTGCAACCAAGCTTTGACTTTTTCATAACTTGCTCGATCTGCTGTCTGTTCTCGTTGACCTTCTTTGTAGCCTTCTATGGCAGTAATACAAAAATCACGAACAAAACCTGTATATCCAAGCATTTCAAGCTGTTTAGCCATTTCTAAATCTTTTTTAAAATGCTCTTTGAATTCTCTACTAAATTCCATTACTTAACCTCCTTTGGTTCATGTTTAGTCGGGTCTTCTTCGATCTGCTGTATGGTTTGCCATACCCAAGGGATAGCGTTTTCGTTGTTGGAACGGCGCGCTATGAATAGCTCGTTTGAGTCTAGATCAATCTCTGGATCGTCTAAGAGTTGCCAGGAATGCTTATCGAGGTAAACGAGCATTTGTAGTCGGAACCATCTAGACGTTGTAGTTCCGTTTTTTTCTAAGATGCGTTTGAGTAGTTGATAATCACGGGAATCTACCCGTATAGAAACTGTTGATTTGTCAGACATTTAATGTAGTCTCATAAATTTGGTTTACAAGTAATAGTAGGTAGTCGTTTGTATAGTTGATTAACGTATTAAGTAGGTTTCAGCTATTGCCATAGATTAGTGACTATTAATTAAGCTGCAACCATAGATAAAAATCTTAAGTAAACCTCAAGCATAAAGCCTCGTATTCAACTGTTAGCTGTCTAAAGCTTTCGGGCTTGCCTCCAAGGTCTGGATGATGCTGCTTAGAAAGCGATCTGTAGGCTTTTTTTAGCTCTGATAAGCTGTTATAGGTATCTGTGAGGAATTTTGCAGAGTTAACTGTGGCGTTCGCTTTAATCTTGTTTTGGGTGCGGTTGTAGGCTTCCCAGGCTTTTTGATAAGCTTTTTGCTGTCTTCTTTGATATTCAGGGTCATTCATTTGACGCTGGCATTCAGCTTCTCTTGCTTGGTAGGATGCCTCATATTCCTGCATACGTTGCTTATATTCGTCGCTATCAGGCTCGAAGTATCTTCTATGGTTATAAGTGCGATCGCGTTGTTTTTCTCCTTCTGGGGCATTTAACCAAGCTGTAACCATCTGATTAAGATCATGAATGTTGTCAGATCTCAGACGAATACTGACAGATTGCTCATAGTCTTCTGAATTAACAAGCCTGTACTTAAGGAAGCTATAGCCTTTACTAGCATGATCGGACTCAATATTAGGGCTTATTCTTGATTCCCATTCTTTACAAGCGGTCTTAAACTTTAGCTTGTACTGCTCGAATCGCACCTCTCCACACTCTAGCCGCATCATCTCCAGTGCCTCGTTACTAGTTGAAGTATGACGGCAGCAATAACGGGCGAACTTCAATTGACTGGCGATCGTCATCTTCCGCCGTTGATTAAAAAAGCAGTTGGATGCCCAGATGAACTGTGGAGGATAGCCATATTTACTTTTGAAACGGTAGTAAGCGGCTTGGGGTTTGCGGTCGTACTGGTAGCACTCTTTCCGCATCTGCTTGTAATCTAATTCTTCTTTGGATGGTTGGTCTATCATGGCTTTCTATTTGTTTACATAGCTTTATTATAACTAGGTAATACCTAGGTAAAAGTGACTTAAATCACAAATCAAAAAAAATAATCCCTAGTTAACCTCTCTCTAGGGATGCTTACTTTATTCTTTGACCCAAGCATTAGCTCTATCTCTGACCTTTTTAAACCCTTTGTAGGCTTTGCCACTTTTTTTACATCTAGTACCCGCAGACTTAACTGCTTTTTCTGAAGTACCAACTATATCTGCAATTTCTTTATTAGAGTAGATTCTAGTCTTCGCTGTTTCGGTCTTCTCTAAAAGGTCAAATTCTAGCTGTTCCTGGGGAACTTCGAGGGGCTGTTTCTGCTTTGGTTTGACAGGCTGGCTGGCTACTTTTTTACGGTTGATAGTTCCTCCTCAACCTCTGATAATTTGCTCGTCAGTTTGGCGATCGCTTCTTCAAATTTAGCCTCAGTCCGTTGTTGTATCTCGCTGACTGCCTCCTGTAAGCTAGGTGGCAACGAACCATCACTATCTAAGGTTATAGTCTTAGGTTGAGCGATTATGTCTTTAGCTGTGATACTAGCCCTCATCCAATTTTGAACGGCATCAGTTACATTAATACCTTTTCGTTTACAGAGAGCCTTAAAACCATCTTTTAACTCTGGATCGATGGATAGATTCATCTGTACTGTTCCTATGTTTTTTGGCATCTTACCTCATTTTAAAAAGTACCTAACTATAATATAGCTAAAAAATAGCTGTAAATTGTGATTTGGGTCACTGGAGCTTGGTTGTTTGCTAGGTACGATATAGGTAAATCAAAACACAACACAAGCAAGACAAACACTATGGATTTACACACTAGACGCACTATTTCTCTTATTATCCAAAATCAATGTTACAAAGGCTTTAAAGCAGACAATCCTTGTTGGTGTGCTGTAGGGGAAGCTTTTATCGATTACATAATGATGATGTCTGGCTCAGAACTAAGTCCTATAGAGCTAATCATGCCTATTATGATTGAGATCTATGGAGAGACAGAGACACTAGCTTATTTGAAATATATAGAAAGCTACGATTACGACCGTAGCAAGCGCAACGGAGAGTATGAAAAGTTTCTCGCCACATAGAAATTAAAGTGCTTGTTACCTAGGTAGGTACAAGCTATAATATAGGTATAAGAGAGGCGGCAACCACCGACCAAAGTAACTGCCACCTCCTAGTCAACTCCATACAAACCACAAAGTTAACTATGCTAAATATTAACCTACAAATTGCTCAACATCTTAATTGCGCTCCCTGTGACCTAAAGTCAGTTGAGGAGTGGCATAACTGCTTTTTTGTTCGCTTCGTTCTTGGCTCCCCAAGATTCGTATCTAAACGGGTTGTCAAGCCTGAACCAGCAGTAACTGTAGCGATTCCTGTATTTGCCAACAAAGATAGCCGTAAACATCGAGTGCAGCCTTTGCCTAAGCCTGAATTTGAAACCTACCAAGTGATGGCGCGTACTGCGATAAGGCATGGCTGGTTAGGCTCAGAGAATCGAGGCTTAAAGGTAAAGAACCTCAGCACCAAAGAGATTACCTGGATCAATAACTATCGACCCCACGACAAAGACATCAATAGAGGCGATTTTATTCGCTTCGATGGGAAAGATATTCAAGTTATTAGAGACGGAATGAGAATGCTTCTAAGCTTCTAGTCGCGATCGCAAAAGGCAGGGCAATCCTGCCTAAATAAAAGACTTACCAATTAAGGAGAATTATGCACCAACAAACAAATACAGAATTTTGGGCATGGCTGAGAGAAAAAGCGATCGCCTACCACGAACAGAAACAGCAAGCCAATAAACCCCAAGCTAGAAAGCTTACACCTAAGAATTAAGACTATGAAAAACCCTAAACACACAGACGCTATTAAACATCCCAATAAGCTCAAAGCTGTGGTTGAGAGCGTTAAGTGTTCGCAAGATCTTCGACAGTTTTTAGTAGATTTAGGCTATTTTCTTCAGGAAAGAGCCGATGGTTTTAAGGTCGATATGGAAACGAGGGATACTAATGAAGAGTTAATCGAATTATTGGAATACTGCGGCAAACAAGCTGAAGCTCAAGCTACGGCTGTTTGGTGGCGACTGTTATCGCAGCGATAATGAGACAATAATAAAGTCAAAGGGAAGCTACAGACGGCAATCGGTGAGCTTCCCCGATCTCTTTTACGTTCAGTTAATAGAATTATATCAAGATGACCAACAGCAATAGTAACGGAAGTAACGATCGCTTAGAGCAGATAACTCAAAACCTAGCCACTATCACAAGCGCGTTAGGAACTCTAACTAATGGCGTGACTCAGAACCGCGATCGCATTTCTAGGCTAGAGAGTGTAGCCAGCCAGAATGCAGATAACATAGAAACTTTGGCGCAATTTTCCAGAGACAGCGCAGCCAGATTGAGAGCATTAGAGACTGCTACTCTTAACCTCACGGACAACCAGCAAAACATCTTAGGAATACAGGAAACTCAAGCAAGAACGCAGCAACAGCTAGCAGAGAACCTAGC
This window of the Myxosarcina sp. GI1 genome carries:
- a CDS encoding J domain-containing protein; its protein translation is MIDQPSKEELDYKQMRKECYQYDRKPQAAYYRFKSKYGYPPQFIWASNCFFNQRRKMTIASQLKFARYCCRHTSTSNEALEMMRLECGEVRFEQYKLKFKTACKEWESRISPNIESDHASKGYSFLKYRLVNSEDYEQSVSIRLRSDNIHDLNQMVTAWLNAPEGEKQRDRTYNHRRYFEPDSDEYKQRMQEYEASYQAREAECQRQMNDPEYQRRQQKAYQKAWEAYNRTQNKIKANATVNSAKFLTDTYNSLSELKKAYRSLSKQHHPDLGGKPESFRQLTVEYEALCLRFT